One window of Misgurnus anguillicaudatus chromosome 13, ASM2758022v2, whole genome shotgun sequence genomic DNA carries:
- the atp1b2a gene encoding sodium/potassium-transporting ATPase subunit beta-2a has translation MAKEDEKKESGKWKEFFWNPRTHELLGRTASSWGLILLFYLVFYTFLAGMFCLTMYVMLLTLDDYHPTWQDRLATPGMMIRPRGDALEIIYNLEQTESWDKYVQALDNFLAPYNNSQQVMNNDACTPDKYFIQEDSGEVRNNPKRSCQFNRTILDACSGLNDHTYGYEDGQPCVLIKLNRVIGMLPGKEGQTPYVTCGAKKEDSDTIHEIKFFPPNGTFNLMYYPYYGKKAQVNYSQPLVAVKFVNISMNTDVNVECKINSNTITQFSERDKFAGRITFKLRINKK, from the exons ATGGCTAAAGAAGATGAGAAGAAGGAATCCGGAAAATGGAAGGAATTCTTCTGGAATCCGAGGACGCATGAACTGCTCGGTAGAACGGCGAGCAGCTGGG GTCTGATTCTGTTGTTCTATTTGGTCTTCTATACATTTCTGGCTGGTATGTTCTGTCTCACCATGTATGTGATGCTGCTAACACTCGACGACTATCACCCTACCTGGCAGGACCGTCTGGCCacaccag GTATGATGATCCGGCCTAGAGGCGACGCTCTAGAAATCATTTATAATTTGGAGCAAACTGAGAGCTGGGACAAATACGTCCAGGCGTTGGACAACTTCCTTGCAC CGTATAATAACTCTCAGCAGGTGATGAATAATGACGCCTGCACACCCGATAAGTATTTCATTCAAGAGGACAGCGGAGAGGTTCGCAACAACCCCAAACGTTCCTGCCAGTTCAACCGCACCATTCTGGATGCCTGTTCCGGACTCAATGACCACACTTACGGTTACGAGGATGGCCAACCCTGCGTGCTCATCAAACTTAACCGG GTTATTGGAATGTTGCCTGGGAAGGAAGGACAAACTCCATATGTCACATGTGGAGCAAAG AAGGAAGACAGCGACACCATTCATGAGATTAAATTCTTTCCTCCGAATGGAACCTTCAACCTCATGTACTACCCATACTACGGCAAAAAAGCACAG gtgaATTATTCTCAACCTCTGGTAGCAGTGAAGTTTGTGAACATCTCTATGAACACAGACGTCAACGTGGAGTGTAAAATCAACTCCAACACCATCACTCAATTCAGCGAGCGAGATAAGTTTGCTGGCCGTATCACCTTTAAACTGCGCATCAACAAAAAGTAG
- the gltpd2a gene encoding ceramide-1-phosphate transfer protein, with protein MRRRSRLFQCVLTSVSLCLVLFVSSLWLPQGKFASCDRSLQPCLSVYRATKEPAAVTNDVYPGSDVIKECVGQKFQASRLLHHLNSALGPASDVLLEPYLLCWDELIKFMESLGPLVGFFTYKVEEKITLIRQLSQEESAHQRSVIQPSHNPQRTDQHAYHSVRSMLEAELERGVVSFDRQTDSGSRTLLRLHRSLLWLQLLLEKLGTEPDERSMGDLCREAYLQVLAPHHPWFVQRAAELVFQSMPDRGVFLQLVCVRRREEAEPVINIIITAIREIHHRTERELNLRNMLDLP; from the exons ATGAGAAGGAGATCTCGTCTGTTTCAGTGTGTACTCACCTCAGTCTCTTTGTGTTTAGTGCTGTTTGTGAGCTCACTGTGGCTGC CTCAAGGAAAGTTTGCGAGCTGTGACCGTTCATTACAGCCGTGTCTGAGTGTCTACAGAGCAACTAAAGAG CCTGCTGCTGTTACCAATGATGTGTATCCAGgaagtgatgtcatcaaagaGTGTGTTGGACAGAAGTTCCAAGCGTCCCGCCTCCTCCACCATCTAAACTCCGCCCTCGGCCCCGCCTCTGACGTTCTGTTGGAACCGTACCTGCTCTGCTGGGATGAACTGATTAA GTTTATGGAGTCTTTGGGTCCACTGGTGGGTTTTTTCACTTACAAGGTTGAAGAGAAGATTACACTCATCCGACAACTCTCGCAGGAAGAATCTGCACATCAGAGAAGCGTCATACAACCTTCCCATAATCCTCAGCGCACAGATCAACACGCCTACCACTCTGTACGGTCTATGCTGGAGGCGGAGCTGGAGAGGGGCGTGGTTTCctttgacagacagacagactcagGAAGTCGAACTCTGCTGCGTCTCCATCGCTCATTGCTATGGTTACAGCTGCTGCTGGAAAAGTTGGGGACAGAGCCTGATGAGCGGAGCATGGGTGATCTGTGTCGGGAGGCGTACCTGCAGGTTCTAGCGCCGCATCACCCCTGGTTTGTCCAGCGAGCCGCCGAACTTGTGTTCCAGTCCATGCCCGACCGAGGCGTGTTCCTGCAGCTGGTGTGTGTGCGCAGACGCGAGGAGGCGGAGCCTGTAATCAACATCATCATCACAGCCATCCGAGAAATTCACCACAGGACAGAGAGAGAACTGAACCTCAGGAACATGCTGGACCTAccgtaa
- the mogat3a gene encoding 2-acylglycerol O-acyltransferase 2-A: MKIEFAPLHVPLRRRLQTAAVVQWVFSFLALAQVCLAAFILLCLSDWWIVGVVYAGWLYLDRDTPLCGGRRSQWVRSWSVWTYFKDYFPITLIKTVDLDPRHNYLFGFHPHGVLVAGGFGNFCTEASGFSRMFPGLTPYLLMLPFWFRVPFFRDYIMSGGLVSSEKASASYLLSRPGGGHVAVVAVGGAPESLDARPGALTLQVLQRKGFIKLALKHGAWLVPVFSFGENELFDQMENPAGSTLRRVQDRLQKIMGVALPLFHARGVFQYSFGLLPYRKPIHTVVGRPIQVVQSSCPSKDDIDTLHSRYMEGLTQLFEENKKHYGIPEDKHLNFI, encoded by the exons ATGAAGATAGAGTTTGCTCCTCTGCATGTTCCTCTGCGCAGGCGTCTGCAGACAGCTGCAGTTGTTCAGTGGGTCTTCAGCTTCTTGGCTTTGG ctcAGGTCTGTCTGGCTGCGTTTATACTCTTGTGCCTTAGTGATTGGTGGATTGTGGGAGTGGTGTATGCTGGTTGGCTGTACTTGGACAGGGACACACCCTTATGTGGAGGTCGGAGGTCACAGTGGGTCAGAAGTTGGAGCGTATGGACGTATTTCAAAGATTATTTCCCCATCACA CTGATAAAAACAGTGGATTTGGATCCTCGTCACAATTATCTGTTTGGCTTTCATCCTCACGGTGTGCTGGTTGCAGGTGGTTTTGGGAATTTCTGCACGGAAGCGTCCGGATTCTCGCGGATGTTCCCAGGCCTCACGCCTTATCTACTGATGCTTCCCTTCTGGTTCAGAGTTCCGTTCTTCAGAGATTACATCATGAGTGGAG GTTTGGTCTCCAGTGAGAAAGCCAGTGCCAGTTACCTGTTGAGTCGACCAGGCGGGGGTCACGTGGCCGTGGTGGCGGTGGGCGGCGCTCCGGAATCGCTGGACGCACGACCGGGAGCCCTGACCCTCCAGGTGCTCCAGAGGAAAGGCTTCATTAAACTGGCTCTCAAACACGG agCGTGGTTGGTTCCCGTGTTCTCGTTCGGAGAGAACGAGCTCTTTGATCAGATGGAGAACCCCGCTGGCTCCACCCTGCGTCGTGTGCAGGACCGCCTCCAGAAGATCATGGGCGTGGCTTTGCCTCTCTTTCATGCCAGAGGTGTTTTTCAGTACAGCTTTGGTCTTCTTCCATACAGGAAACCCATACACACCGTTG TTGGACGCCCCATCCAAGTAGTTCAGAGCTCCTGTCCCAGTAAAGATGACATTGACACTCTTCACTCTCGCTATATGGAG ggTCTGACGCAGTTGTTTGAGGAAAATAAGAAACACTACGGCATTCCTGAAGACAAACATCTCAATTTCATCTGa